The following coding sequences are from one Lolium rigidum isolate FL_2022 chromosome 6, APGP_CSIRO_Lrig_0.1, whole genome shotgun sequence window:
- the LOC124667278 gene encoding uncharacterized protein LOC124667278 isoform X1, with amino-acid sequence MDPGTLRRRVPSLDQQKEVFEVSTKPPSAAVSTGHSELRSLLIHSVVFAVVIPSLISYSGGEQVRASWTLSLFVILYLFGCSVSYSTSSTPLAKMFFALSYVGLLAFVVHTLFSSVLGVVFIYSDSILAAGLFGSVLAQHREVNGRETAAAVAFSKAPFTRIYYRQDGIYPFLAFFALFGAICWVMRPEGHYDALTTVMNLFAAIACLEFILTVCVLGWLNGAVFGMDSAPPVVFIFAAIGMQFPISYLLGGKLVAAIILWLCVLASTAFLGYYLRVHATYEQMMFTRDAMKIRNARTIRNSAGVVPTKSNTPTPATASFTKETNTDASGLHAPRR; translated from the exons ATGGATCCAGGCACGCTGCGCCGCAGGGTCCCCTCCCTGGATCAGCAGAAGGAGGTCTTCGAGGTCTCCACCAAGCCTCCATCCGCCGCCGTGTCCACCGGGCATTCCGAGCTGCGCAGCCTTCTCATCCACTCAGTGGTGTTCGCGGTGGTAATCCCTTCTTTGATCTCCTACTCCGGCGGCGAGCAGGTGCGAGCCAGCTGGACATTGTCCCTGTTTGTTATCCTATACCTGTTTGGCTGCTCCGTCTCCTACTCCACCTCGTCTACGCCCTTAGCCAAGATGTTTTTTGCACTCTCCTATGTCGGCCTGCTAGCGTTTGTTGTGCACACTTTGTTCAGTAGTGTGCTGGGCGTGGTGTTCATCTATTCAGACTCCATCCTAGCTGCTGGCCTCTTTGGCAGCGTTCTTGCCCAGCACAGGGAGGTCAATGGAAGAGAGACTGCAGCCGCCGTTGCTTTCTCGAAGGCCCCCTTTACCCGCATATACTATAGGCAGGATGGGATCTACCCCTTCTTAGCTTTTTTTGCCTTGTTTGGTGCTATATGCTGGGTCATGCGTCCAGAAGGTCACTACGATGCCCTCACCACTGTGATGAACCTATTCGCAGCCATTGCATGCCTAGAATTCATTCTGACTGTATGTGTCCTAGGCTGGTTAAATGGAGCTGTCTTTGGTATGGATAGCGCTCCTCCTGTAGTCTTTATCTTTGCCGCCATAGGCATGCAATTCCCTATCTCGTATCTTCTCGGCGGCAAGCTTGTCGCGGCCATCATCTTGTGGCTGTGTGTTCTTGCGTCAACCGCGTTTCTTGGATACTACCTCAGGGTTCATGCCACCTACGAGCAGATGATGTTCACTAG GGATGCTATGAAAATCAGGAATGCCAGGACAATCAGGAACTCTGCAGGAGTTGTGCCTACCAAATCGAACACTCCAACTCCAGCTACAGCTTCATTCACCAAGGAGACGAACACCGATGCCTCTG GGCTTCATGCACCGAGGAGATGA
- the LOC124667278 gene encoding uncharacterized protein LOC124667278 isoform X2: protein MDPGTLRRRVPSLDQQKEVFEVSTKPPSAAVSTGHSELRSLLIHSVVFAVVIPSLISYSGGEQVRASWTLSLFVILYLFGCSVSYSTSSTPLAKMFFALSYVGLLAFVVHTLFSSVLGVVFIYSDSILAAGLFGSVLAQHREVNGRETAAAVAFSKAPFTRIYYRQDGIYPFLAFFALFGAICWVMRPEGHYDALTTVMNLFAAIACLEFILTVCVLGWLNGAVFGMDSAPPVVFIFAAIGMQFPISYLLGGKLVAAIILWLCVLASTAFLGYYLRVHATYEQMMFTRDAMKIRNARTIRNSAGVVPTKSNTPTPATASFTKETNTDASAAAVSP from the exons ATGGATCCAGGCACGCTGCGCCGCAGGGTCCCCTCCCTGGATCAGCAGAAGGAGGTCTTCGAGGTCTCCACCAAGCCTCCATCCGCCGCCGTGTCCACCGGGCATTCCGAGCTGCGCAGCCTTCTCATCCACTCAGTGGTGTTCGCGGTGGTAATCCCTTCTTTGATCTCCTACTCCGGCGGCGAGCAGGTGCGAGCCAGCTGGACATTGTCCCTGTTTGTTATCCTATACCTGTTTGGCTGCTCCGTCTCCTACTCCACCTCGTCTACGCCCTTAGCCAAGATGTTTTTTGCACTCTCCTATGTCGGCCTGCTAGCGTTTGTTGTGCACACTTTGTTCAGTAGTGTGCTGGGCGTGGTGTTCATCTATTCAGACTCCATCCTAGCTGCTGGCCTCTTTGGCAGCGTTCTTGCCCAGCACAGGGAGGTCAATGGAAGAGAGACTGCAGCCGCCGTTGCTTTCTCGAAGGCCCCCTTTACCCGCATATACTATAGGCAGGATGGGATCTACCCCTTCTTAGCTTTTTTTGCCTTGTTTGGTGCTATATGCTGGGTCATGCGTCCAGAAGGTCACTACGATGCCCTCACCACTGTGATGAACCTATTCGCAGCCATTGCATGCCTAGAATTCATTCTGACTGTATGTGTCCTAGGCTGGTTAAATGGAGCTGTCTTTGGTATGGATAGCGCTCCTCCTGTAGTCTTTATCTTTGCCGCCATAGGCATGCAATTCCCTATCTCGTATCTTCTCGGCGGCAAGCTTGTCGCGGCCATCATCTTGTGGCTGTGTGTTCTTGCGTCAACCGCGTTTCTTGGATACTACCTCAGGGTTCATGCCACCTACGAGCAGATGATGTTCACTAG GGATGCTATGAAAATCAGGAATGCCAGGACAATCAGGAACTCTGCAGGAGTTGTGCCTACCAAATCGAACACTCCAACTCCAGCTACAGCTTCATTCACCAAGGAGACGAACACCGATGCCTCTGCAGCAGCTGTGTCTCCTTGA